The Arenibacter algicola region CTTGCCGTTATCTGCACTTTTTACCACATGTAAATAGTACACGTCCTTTTCCTTATCCAGATCCATATAATTGTAAAATAGAAAAATTTCATTGGTAATGGCATCGACGATCATAGAAGGGTCCGAAGCGGATTGACCTAATGGAAAATCCACAATTTTTTCAATTGCTGACCAAGTTTTGCCATTATCAGCACTTCTTCTTATCACAATATTAATGTCTTTGCTCCATTTTAGGTCGCCACAGGAAGGTACCCTTTCATCAATAGCAGCAATAATATTGCCATTGGGAGCAGTGGCCAGGGCAGGGATGCGATAACAGGAAACATCCTGGTTCATAGTGGTGTTGAACAGATCCTGATGGCTTATAACCCCATCGGCAATCTCGAAGCTTTCCTGTTGTGCAGTAACATTATAGGTTACGAGCAGAAGTGCTAAAAATGTATTTTTCATGTCTTATAAATTTACGATAATTTCTATTTTATTATTCCTTTATTCTCCATTCTCTCAAAGGCTTTCCAACATTGGAGCATGGCTCTTGGCACATGAAAGCATCCCTTCCATTTGCCTCCTTTGAGGTTTAACAATACTTCCCCCCTTCGATTTAGATACCCAAACCATTCTCCGTGTTGTGGGTCTGAAAAATGCTGCCAGCTATAGTCGTGCACCTTGGTGTACCAAGCGGAAATTTCCGGGTTTTGGGTTTGTTCATAAGCCTTTGCAAGGGCTACCAAAGTCTCCAAATGTACCCACCATAATTTTTGGTCCCATTCCAATTGTTGGGGAGGATGACCCTTTGAATCCATAAAATAAAATATTCCGCCATATTCTTCGTCCCAACTGTATTCCAGAATTTTGACGATGGTCTCAGTAGCCTTATTTATTAACTCCCGGTCATTCCTTCTCACGGCAATATCGATCATAAACCACATGGCTTCTATGCCATGACCGGGATTCAGCAAACGGCCGTTAAAGCTGTCTTCCAAACTGCCATCGGGCTTTGTGAATTCGTAGATTATACCTGATTTCCCATCCAGAAATACTTCCATAACCTCTCGAACCGCAAAATCTATGGTTCGCTCCACTTCATTGGGTTCCAATATGTCTTCCAGCTCCAGAACCAAATTGGACAAGATCATGGGCAGGGCAAAACTTTTTAAAGGTCTGGCCAATGTTCCTTTTTCATATTTTCCCTTGGGGTTATCCTTTCTTAGAAGAATATTTAGATACGTTTTTTTGGCGAGTTCTTTATATTCCTGATCTTCTGCCGCTATTCCATATTGGGCAAAAGCCATGGCCGCAAAACAATGCGAAAAAATGTTATAGGGTTGTACCAAGGGTTGTCCGTTTGCGGTTAGGGAAAAATATACATTGCCTTGTGCATCCATTCCCTTATGTCTTATAAAATCGACCCCACTTTTGGCAATTTCCAACCAATTTTCCTTTGGTTCCACCTGGTTGTACAAGGTAGAGAACATCCACGCCTGTCTTCCTTGCAGCCACATAAATTTATCGGTGTCGTAAACCTTGCCTTCCCTATCCAGACAGGTAAAATAGCCGCCGTTTGTACGATCAAGGGAATGCCTTTCCCAAAAGGGGATGACGTTGTTTAGGAGATTGTCTTTATAAAGGTTGCTGTGAGGTTTCATTTGTAAAATTTAATTTTTTGGATAGCGCTTTGAAAAATGGAACATTTAAAATTTTGAAGTATAAGCCATTATTCCAAGGTCGTCTAACTCATTTTCGGCCCTTTTAAGTTCCTCAATTGAAAGTGTAACATGTGGAAATCTACTGGGGCCACAATCCACGCCCAAGACCTTCATAAAGGATTTGGCCGCCCCATTAAAACCACCTTTTGCATTTAGGGTATCCACGAACTTCATGGATTTTTCCTGAAGGGCCGCAGCCAACTTATGGTCGTTGTTTTGGAAAGCCTCTATGATGGATAAATACAAGGGCGCCAAATGGTTGTAGGTGCTACCTACCCAGCCTTCTGCTCCCAAAGGAAGACTCGCCAGTAAGATTTCATCAAAACCAAACAGAATATTATAGGCGCCATTATCAAAATCCTTACAATATTTATAGTCTATCAGGTTATTGTTGGTAAACTTGATCCCTGCAAAGTTTGGAATTTCCTGGGAGGCCAATCCCAAAAATTCGTGCATGAGGAAATTGGCACCGGTCAATACCGGTATGTGATAGTAATAAAAGGGAGTGTTGGGAGCGCAACTCGCAATCTCTTTGCAGTACTCCAACAAACTTTTTAACGAACTAAGTCTAAAGTAATAAGGGGCCAATGCTGCTATGGCATCTACCTTTTGGGCAGAATGTGTTGCCAAGGCTTTGGCTTCCTTTAAACTATTATGTCCAACGTGGTTTACCAGAAAAAAGTCGTTTGGTTTGTTCGCGGCCCATTCAGTGATAATATCTTTCCTTTCTTTAGTGGTTAAGGAAACAAAATCTCCGGTGGATCCGTTTACAAAGGCCCCTCTTACCTTGTTGTTTTTCAAAAATTGGCCGTATTCGGAGATTATACCCAAATTTATTGAGGTATCCTTATGCATAGGTGCATAAGTCGCGGCTATTAGTCCTTTCATCTATTTAATTTTTATTATGTATTACAAAATACAATTACGCACAAAGATTTCATTCTCCCAAAATAAATTAGTCAACACTTGGCAATTGGTTTAATCAATTTGGGTAATTTTTATTGGATGGTTTTAATTGTGGAATTAAAGCTTAAAAAGGATTCCAAAAAAATGGAACCCTTTTTTCAGCAAACAACTCAATTCAAACTAACTCAATATTTTAATTGTATCCCGGAGTTTGTTCCAGTAAAGGGTTTCTTCCGATCATATCGGTAGTAATGGGCAGTACCAATTTATACTCGTCACCAGGGTTTAAGAAGCTTATATTGTCCAGTACAAAGCTGTTCCCGGCCCTTCTTAAGTCCCACCATCTTTTGCCTTCACCTATAAACTCCTTATATCGCTCATCTAAGATGGCATTGGCGTTTTCTGTCGGAGATCCATTGGTGTAGGCGTGGAGGAGGGGCGCATAATTATCACCGTATGCCCTTTGGCGAATTTGGTTTATTTCTCTTGAAGGATCTTCCCCCAATAGGTTTTTGGCCTCTGCCAATAAAAGGATTACGTCCGCATATCTGTAGACTGGAACATCATTTTCAAAAATACGCTCGGACCCAATAACCTGCCCCAAAAATTTATTGAATACGGAACCGAAGTAGGCCGATTCATTATAGTTTGTATATCCAAGTCCGCCATTATCGTCCACATACAGCCTAATGAAAGTGGCATCCTTGCGACTGTCGTCATTGTCGTCCAGCAACAGTATCGTTTTTTCCGATTGTCCATATCTGTTGGCTCCTGCGATTACAAAATCGCCCATTGAGTTGCCTTTGTCATTAAAAGTTGGGTTTATTTCGGTACTTCTTCCGGTAAGGCTATTGTAAAAGTTGGAAGCTTCATCCTGCTTGTACTGTATGGCAAAAATAAACTCGCTATTTCCTTCATTTCCAACACCCCATAAGTCCGAGATGTTCGGCTCCAATGCCACCCCGAAGGAAGCAACCTGCTGTAAGGCTGTTTTTGCGGCCTCAAAATCCGAAGCACCACCGCCCATTACGTTGCCCGACCAAATATAAACATCGCCTTTAAGGGCCAATGTTGCCGCCTTGGACCAGAAGTTTCTATTGCCTTCCCAGAAATTGTTTGATGATGCAAAAGTGTTCAAGGAGGTTTCAATATCAGCTTTGATCTGGGTCATAACCTCTGCTTGGGTTGCTCTGGCTTTGCTCAAACTAGCGGGATCCACATCGGTTATGGGTTCCAAAATGATAGGTACTCCTCCCCAGGTCTTTAGAAGGGTGTAATAGTATAAAGCCCTTAAACCGTAGGCTTGTGCCAGTAAATGGTTTTTATCCTCTTCGTTTACAAAGCTAACATCTGGGGCGTTGGCCAGAAAATCGTTGATACGGTGTATTCTGGTGTACAGACCTGCCCAGCCACCAAAGGGTGCCGTGGCAACGGTAATGTCCGATCTTATCAGGGATTCATTGTTGGGCGATTCAAAGGTTCTGCCACCCCAAATATCACTTCGTATTTCACCTAATAGCCATAAGTCATCCGCAGAAGATCTTAAATTGGCATATAGGCCCGTATGGGCGGTTCTAACCCCTTCTTCTGTATCCCAAAAGCCGGCTGTGGTCAATTCACTGGGGCTGGTGAGTTCCAACTCACTTTCGCAAGCGCCCATGGTAAAGGCTATTAATAGTATGGAAATATATTTCTTCATCGTTCTAATTTTAAAAAGTTAGGTTTAATCCAATGGTAACGGTTTTTGGGACGGGAAATGCTCCGTACTGAACACCCCCTATTTCCGGAGTTTCTCCAGTGAAACTTTTGAAGTAATGTAGGTTACTTCCCGTTACAAAAATGTTCAGTCTCTTAATGACATCATTGAAATATTCGGAGGGGACGTCATAACTGAAGGTTACTTCCCTTAGGGCCAAATAATCCCCTTTTTCCCAAAACTGACTATTACCTGCATTTAAAAGGCTGGAACTATCCCCTGAGCTTGCTCCTTCATTCCCTCTCCAAACATTTTTGGTTCCGTTTACGAAAACAAAACGTGGCCAGTCGGTATCCGTATTGGTCGGTGTCCATGAATCCAAGACTTCAGTAGGCTGGTTCAAGTTACCTTGTGTTTGTCCATAACCTTTGTTCCGGATATGGTTCCACACCAAATGTCCCGTAGCAAAATCGGTTTTTACGAACAGGTTAAAGTTCTTGTATCTAAGACTGGTGGTTAAGCCTCCCAAGAAGTCTGGAGTAGTACGTCCTATCACTTTTCTGTCCAAGGTGTTGATGATTCCATCGCCGTTTTGATCTTTCCATTTTACATCTCCTGCAAAATGTGTGTTTTTATCTCCAGGCAGGAAGTCGTCCTGAATGTTGCTGTCGGCTTCGGCTTCGGCCTGACTAGCATAGATACCTTCCTGCTCATAGGCAATAACGAGGTCGTTGCCTACGCGCTGGCCTTCCTGAAGACCTCCTACCCACTCTTCTTCCCCTGTCTTGGCATTCCAGATCAACTGTCCGTCCTGTCTGTTGAGATCGTTGGCATTTTCCGGAAGTTTCTCTACGTAATTCCTATTGGAAGTAATGGTGGCGCCAACATTCCAGGTAAGGTTTTGGTTTTGAATTATATCTCCATTGACCTGCAGTTCAAATCCTTTGTTCCTAATGGTTCCATTGTTGGTAAGAATACTGCTAAAACCGGTGTAATAGGGAAGGGTAAGATTTGCGAGTTTGTCCTTTATATCCCTGGAGTAGACATCTGTGATAAAGGTAAGTCTATCCTTAAAAAATGAAATGTCCAAACCGGCATTTAGGGTGGTCGACTTTTCCCATTGTAGATCCAAGGTAGGTAATCCTGAGTTGGCATAACCGGTTTGTCCGTTATATACCCCTTGGCTGCCATAGGCCCCAAAAACACCATAATTGCTCAATACCTCCTGATTACCGTTTACACCATAGCTCAATCTCGGCTTTATCCTGGATATAGTATTGACTATATTGGAATTGGCAAAGAAATTCTCATTGTGCAGGTTCCAGCCCAAGGATACTCCTGGGAAAAAGTCACTCTTGTTATTCCCGAGCCTAGAGGAGCCGTCATTTCTAAAGGTAAACCCAAATAGGTATTTGTTGTCATAATCATATAGTAACCTTCCAAAAGCAGAGGCAAGCACATATTCAGTTTCAAAGCTAGAAGGTATGCCATTGGCTTCCGCTCCCGCATTCAAGGTCTCTATCAGGTCTGTGGGGGAATTTCTGGTTCCAGCAGAGGTGGTAAAGTAATTGTCCTTGAAATATTCTGCACCAATCAGGGCATTAAGATTATGACTGCCTATACTCTTGATATAATTTAGAGTACCGGTCAGCTGATTTCTCAAGGTCCTATCCAGACTTACCGACGCTTCCCTGCCCGTTCTTAACGGACCGGTTGTACTGCCAACTCTATAGGCTCTATTAAAGCTTTCGTTGTGGTTGTTAATGGTAAAATGGCTTCCATCTACGGATAGGATTAGGTTGTCCAATATGCTCCAGTCGATACCCACTGAGGCCGATAACCTTTGTTCCAAATTTTTTCTGACAAATTTATCCTGATAGTATAAAGGATTGCCAAATCCTTGGTTTTGTCCTACCGCATATATGTTGGACCAAGTGCCATCAGGGTTGTTGTCGTAGGTCCTGGAGGTAGGGGCCTGGCTCTGAAATCTCCTGAATACCGTGTCATCGCCACCCAATGGACTCAAACTTAGGTTGGAATGGGAGTACAATACATTGGAGTTTACCTTTAGGTTGTCCGTAATTCTGTAGGATCCCGTAAACTTTCCAGAGTACCTTTTAAAACCCGATCCCAGAATTAAACCGTCGTTATCCAAAAGTCCCAGGCCTAAATAATAAGAACCTTTTTCATTTCCGCCGTCAAAGGAAAGGTAGTGGTCTTTGGTGGCACTATTTTGGTAAATTCGATCGCCAACAGTCTTATTGTCATAAAACAAAATGTCTTGACTTGGATTCAGGATATCCGGGATTGTGCTCCAGCCTGGTTGATTCAACAAATATTGATTGTCCGCGGTTAACAATTGCGTGGTGAAAGGGGAGCTAATGGCATCACCGCCTGTTCCCATACTGTTGGCCCCGTCCAAAAAGGCACCAAAGGATCCAGGGTTATTAATGGCCTCGCGATACCAGGCAATTGATTGTCTGTTGTAATTTATGAAGTCGGCCGCACCAATATATTTTTGGTCATTTCTTTCTTCATTCATACTATACTTATATTTATAGTTGATCGAGGACTTTCCTGGTTTACCGGATTTGGTTGTCACCAATATTACGCCATTGGCAGATCTGGCCCCGTATATGGCTGTAGCCGCCGCATCTTTCAGGACTTCGATAGATTCGATATCATCGGAGTTTAGAGCATAAAAGCTGCCTGGTATCCCATCTATCAAAATTAATGGTGACCCTGTACCGTCAAAGTTGGTACCTCCGCGCAAAACTATTTGCGGGGTAGCTCCGGGTTGCCCAGTGGTGTTGGTTACCCTTAATCCGGCAATGGTACCTTGCAAGGCTGTTGCTGCGTTGGACCTAGTGGAGATTTCTAGGATTTGGGTGTCCAGTTTTGAGACCGAGGTGGTCAAGGTGGCCCTGGTTTGGGATCCGTAGCCGGTAACGACCACTTCGTCCAGGAGGGCAGCGTCTTCTTGTAGGACTGCATTTATTGTGGATTGATCGCCTACGGTAATAGATTGTGATGTGAATCCTAAATAGCTGAATATTAGAACATCGCCTGTACTCGCCATAATGATGTAGTTGCCATCAAAATCACTTTGGGTCCCTGTTGAGGTCCCCTTGACCAAGACATTGGCTCCGGGTAGCGGTTGTCCGCTTCCATCGGATATGGTTCCTGTTATTTCTTTTTGCTGTGCAAAGGTTAAGCCAAAGGTCAGTAAAAGAATTAAACTGAATACCAAAGAAGGGGACTTGGTAGTTTTTTTGTTTTGAACGGACTTGGTGGTAGGTCCATTTCCTGTCCATGGTTTTTTAAGATGCTTCATAAAAAGGATGTGTTTGAGTTATCATATCTGTTAGATTTTGGGCAATATATAAATTATATATTATTATGTTATACATAAGGCATATAAAAATTACAATTTTAACACATAAAAATGATTTTTATGCTATTTTATTTTAAAATATAATTTTAAGGCATAAATAATATATAATTATGTTTATGTAATAGGGGTCCTTGTTTTGCCAAGGTTGAGTTGGCTGGGTTTTGGGAGAGCATGATAATTGTAATTTATAGGTGTCGTGGGGGTATTGAGTATACGCAGATTCTAAACCTTGGCATACTGCGGGGCCGGATAATGAGCATTCCCACAACCTTTTTTGTAGGTTTTACAACAAAAATATGGTCTAGAATAAAGAAGATTCTAGATTTATGCCAAACCAAAATAAAAACCAACATTTATGAAAAAAGTACTTGTAACCCTTGTTTTTGCACTTTTAGGAATGGGATTGTTTGCCCAAAAGGGGTTGAAATTGGGAATTCACGGGGGGCTGCCCTTGGATGAGTTTCAAGATGAGCTTAGTCTTGTTGCCGGAGTGGATCTGGGATATAGATGGGGATTAAGTGAAATTATAGACCTTGGGGTTATGGTAGGTTTTGTAAATGGATTTCCGGAAAAATATGATAGGGAGCTCTTCGCAGAGGATTTGCCCAACATTCAATTTGTGCCACTCGCCGCATCTGTTAGATTTTGGACATCCAATTCGTTCTCCATTGGGGGCGATGTTGGTCAGGCCATAGGAATAAATGATGGCAATGACGGTGGATTGTACTATAGGCCCACAATTGCTTATTTGATGGGTGCCCAAACTGAAGTCAATTTATCTTATACCGGTATTGCCTTGGATGGTGCTACATGGTCCACTATTAATGTGGGGGTGCTCTATACTTTCGATTTTTAAAGGCATATCTTTATAGAAGGCTCAAAGGGATTATATTTTCTTTCAGAAAACTTGTCGGTTATTCATCAAGGTCATTTTTTGGTCTGTATACTACATGGAATTATTCCTTAATTGCTCGAGCTAAATTTACTCTGGACACTTTAAAACTCATCATAATAACTAGGTAGGGATACTTTAATGTTAAGTTAGGGTTACCGGAATACAAAAGTGATCAACAGTTGCCTCATGTAAATTGCAATCAATGTTTTTCTTTAGTAAACATCACTGTAAATACCATAGAATGAATTAAATAGTGGTAAAAATTTTAAATTTTTTCCTCCTCCTCTAGTGTAAATTCAATCTTTCCTATACCTATATATGTTGCTCTTAAGTAATGTAGGTGCAATAAAACCAAGTCCCTGTTATTAAACTGTAAAGCCAAGGTAAAATCATAAAACCGCTTCATTTTCGTACGTGCATTTATATAGTTTTGCCGTGAATAACCAAGCATTTATTAATCGGTAGCGTAGTTGTGGGTCTTTGACAATGAGGTCTTATATTTTTTTCCTGGACGAAGTAAGTAGTATGATCTTTATTAAAACCATAGTTTTGGGTTTGCTTAATATTTATTAATGTGGCTTCATAGTGGGCTGTATTAAACTAGGAAAACTGAATTTTGACTAAGGCATATTTGTTTGTAAGAAATTTCGGCCTTACTTCTGAAATGCAAACCTTTGCATAGTTTTTAAAGTCCTGAAAATTCCGATATCGTTAATTATGTGTTAAATTGGTTATGACAAAACTAATTTAAACCATAAAAATATGAAGAAACTGAAATTTTTGATGTTTGTCTTTGTGATAGGCACATCCATGACATCATGGGCACAGACCACTGTTACCGGTACGGTGTCCGATGAACAGAATGTTCCCTTGCCAGGTGCAACCGTGCTGGAAAAAGGAACTTCCAATGGAACTACGACCGATTTTGATGGTAATTTCACCATACAAGTATCGGATGAAAGCGCGATTCTCGCGATATCCTTTTTAGGCTATGCTACCAAGGAGTATCCACTCAACGGTCAAACTAATGTGAGTGCTGTCTTGCAGGAAGACTCATCATTATTGGACGAGGTGGTCGTTGTAGGTTATGGAACCCAAAGAATTAAGGACGTAACTGGTGCGGTGAAACGGGTTACCAGCGAAGACTTTAATAAGGGAGTCGTTAATAATGCGGGCCAACTTATACAGGGTAAGGCTGCGGGTGTAAATGTTACCTCCTCAAGTGGTGAGCCTGGAAGTGGTCAGCGTATTGTGATCCGTGGACAAGGAACTATTCGTTCGGGATCTGGGCCGTTATTTGTATTGGATGGATTTCCATTGGGCTTGGCAGGTACAGGTTCAGGGGAAAGCCCTTTGAATTTTATCAATCCAGATGATATAGAATCCATCGATGTATTGAAGGATGCCTCGGCAACTGCTATTTATGGTTCAAGAGGAGCCAACGGTGTTGTAATCATTACCACGAAAAATGGAAAGGCCGGTGTTTCAAAAATATCGCTTTCTACCAATGTAGGCGTCTCTACATTGGCTCGTAAACTGGATGTTTTCACCGCTGATGAATTCCGTAGGGAAGTGGCTGCAATTCCAGGGAGTGAACTTATTGATGGAGGAGGTTCCACCGATTGGCAGGATGAATTGACCCGGGCTGCCATTACTCAAAACCACAACTTGGTTTTATCAGGGGGTACCGAAAAGGTCAATTACTATGCTTCCTTAGGTTTGCAAGATCAGGAAGGGATTGTTTATAACTCAGGTCTCAAAAGGACAAGTGCAAGGATTAATGTGACCCAAAAATTGTTGCAAGATCGATTGAAAATTGATTACAATTTAAATACTACAATTACCGAGCAATCCAGAAATAATAATCTGGGGTATTCTACCAACCCTACCTTTGATGCCTATACGGCTGATGGGGAAATTAACAACCCTCTTAATTGGAACAATCCATTGTTGTCCAATAAATATAACGGTGACTTTTCGGAATCTAGAAGGATTTTAATCAATATTGCACCTTCCTTTGAAATTTTGGATGGTCTGGTGTATAAATTAAACGTAGGTTATGAGAATAGATCATCGGATAGGGATCAACAAACGATTGCCAATAGTGATCGGAACGATTTAGGTTTTTTAAGACAGTCTTTTGGGAAGTATGAAAATAATCTAATTGAAAACTACTTGACCTATACCTTTGATGTTGGAGACCACAACCTAAGTATTTTAGGGGGTCATTCCTATCAAAAAACATTTTCAAGAAGTAGTAGTTGGTCTATTGATGAATTTCCGGCCGACACTGGTATAGATCCTCGTAATAACCCTGGTTTGGGTGGGGATACCAATATAGTTGACCATAGACCTTCGGGCAGTACATATGAAGACGAGTTGCAATCCTATTTTGGTAGGGCCAACTGGAGCTTTAAAGATCGTTACCTGTTTACTGCAACGGTTAGGGCCGATGGTTCCTCTAAATTCGGGGGAAACAACAAATATGGTGTGTTCTCTTCCTTTGCAGGGTCTTGGAGGATCATAGAAGAGGACTTCATGGAGGGGTCTATTTTTAGCGATTTAAAATTAAGGGCGGGCTGGGGCCAGACCGGTAACCAGGAAATTCCCGGAAAAATCACGAAAGCCTCTTTTAGGGTTAGTAACTCCAGCAATGTGAGTTATCCAATTGATCAGAATGGTCCTTATCCCGTGGGATCCGAGTATACCCGTTTTGCCAACCCGGACATTCAATGGGAGGTTTCTACCCAATCCAATGTGGGTGTTGATTTTGGATTATTCGATGGAAGTCTAACAGGTACCTTGGATTATTTTCATAAAGTATCCGATAATATCTTATTGGAGGTTACACCTGTAGATCCAATTGTACCGGCTCCTACCTATTGGACAAATGTTCCTGGCATGACAATTACCAACAAAGGGCTTGAAGTTGCGTTGGATTATTCCAAGCAGAACCCTGACGGTCTTTCCTACGGCTTTGGAGTAAATGCCACATTTATAGATAATTTAGTGGAAGATTCTCCTTTTACCATTGTAACAACTGGATCCGCTTCTGGTCAGGGGCTTACAGATGCTACCATTAACGGATTTGTTAGTGGAGAGGCTATCGGGGCCTTTTACATGCAGACATTCACAGGAATTGGTCCTGATGGTCTTTCGCAATTTGCGGACAATGACGGGGACGGTGAGATTACCGAAAAGGATAGAACCATTGTTGGAAGTGCTTTGCCCGACATGACCTATAATTTTTATCTAAACTTGAAGTACAGAAGGTTTGATCTTAATGCCAATTTTAACGGGGTATCCGGAAATGAAATATATGACCATACCGCTATGGGGAGTTTTTACAAAACCTTGTTGAGCAAATCTAACAACACAACAGCAGCTGCCATAGAGTATCCTGAAGAAAGTATCATAAATTCGGCAGCCGTTTCCACACGTTATTTAAAGGATGGTTCTTATTTGAGATTAAATAATTTAACCTTTGGATACTCTTTCGATACAAAATCCATGTCATGGGCTTCAAATTGGCTCCAGGAATTTAGATTGAGCTTTACTGGTCAAAATCTATTCGTTATTACGGATTATGACGGTTATGATCCAGAAGTGAATACGGATAGTTCTACCAATGGGATTCAATCCTTTGGTATTGATAAGTTCGCCTACCCTAAGGCAAGAACATTTGTTTTTGGTTTGAATGTATCCTTTTAATAAAAAATAAAAATAGATATGAAAAACAATATAAAATTAACACTGTTGTTAGGCAGCATGTTACTGAATTGGAATTGTACGGATCTTGAGGAGAATATATTGGACGAATCTTTGAATCCCAGTACAGAAGGAATTGATGAAGCTGTGGCAGCTATTGCCCCGGTTTATGCAAATGCAAATAACAATATTTGGAGGCATACGAATTATTTTTCTATGCAGGAAATCTCTACGGATGAAGCTATATTGCCCTACAGAGGTGGTACCGATTGGGGTGATGGAGGTAAATTTTCAGATTTGTATCGTCATGCCATGACTCCTGGTAATCGTATTATGAGCGATGTATGGAACGGGGT contains the following coding sequences:
- a CDS encoding SusC/RagA family TonB-linked outer membrane protein produces the protein MKHLKKPWTGNGPTTKSVQNKKTTKSPSLVFSLILLLTFGLTFAQQKEITGTISDGSGQPLPGANVLVKGTSTGTQSDFDGNYIIMASTGDVLIFSYLGFTSQSITVGDQSTINAVLQEDAALLDEVVVTGYGSQTRATLTTSVSKLDTQILEISTRSNAATALQGTIAGLRVTNTTGQPGATPQIVLRGGTNFDGTGSPLILIDGIPGSFYALNSDDIESIEVLKDAAATAIYGARSANGVILVTTKSGKPGKSSINYKYKYSMNEERNDQKYIGAADFINYNRQSIAWYREAINNPGSFGAFLDGANSMGTGGDAISSPFTTQLLTADNQYLLNQPGWSTIPDILNPSQDILFYDNKTVGDRIYQNSATKDHYLSFDGGNEKGSYYLGLGLLDNDGLILGSGFKRYSGKFTGSYRITDNLKVNSNVLYSHSNLSLSPLGGDDTVFRRFQSQAPTSRTYDNNPDGTWSNIYAVGQNQGFGNPLYYQDKFVRKNLEQRLSASVGIDWSILDNLILSVDGSHFTINNHNESFNRAYRVGSTTGPLRTGREASVSLDRTLRNQLTGTLNYIKSIGSHNLNALIGAEYFKDNYFTTSAGTRNSPTDLIETLNAGAEANGIPSSFETEYVLASAFGRLLYDYDNKYLFGFTFRNDGSSRLGNNKSDFFPGVSLGWNLHNENFFANSNIVNTISRIKPRLSYGVNGNQEVLSNYGVFGAYGSQGVYNGQTGYANSGLPTLDLQWEKSTTLNAGLDISFFKDRLTFITDVYSRDIKDKLANLTLPYYTGFSSILTNNGTIRNKGFELQVNGDIIQNQNLTWNVGATITSNRNYVEKLPENANDLNRQDGQLIWNAKTGEEEWVGGLQEGQRVGNDLVIAYEQEGIYASQAEAEADSNIQDDFLPGDKNTHFAGDVKWKDQNGDGIINTLDRKVIGRTTPDFLGGLTTSLRYKNFNLFVKTDFATGHLVWNHIRNKGYGQTQGNLNQPTEVLDSWTPTNTDTDWPRFVFVNGTKNVWRGNEGASSGDSSSLLNAGNSQFWEKGDYLALREVTFSYDVPSEYFNDVIKRLNIFVTGSNLHYFKSFTGETPEIGGVQYGAFPVPKTVTIGLNLTF
- a CDS encoding RagB/SusD family nutrient uptake outer membrane protein; translation: MKKYISILLIAFTMGACESELELTSPSELTTAGFWDTEEGVRTAHTGLYANLRSSADDLWLLGEIRSDIWGGRTFESPNNESLIRSDITVATAPFGGWAGLYTRIHRINDFLANAPDVSFVNEEDKNHLLAQAYGLRALYYYTLLKTWGGVPIILEPITDVDPASLSKARATQAEVMTQIKADIETSLNTFASSNNFWEGNRNFWSKAATLALKGDVYIWSGNVMGGGASDFEAAKTALQQVASFGVALEPNISDLWGVGNEGNSEFIFAIQYKQDEASNFYNSLTGRSTEINPTFNDKGNSMGDFVIAGANRYGQSEKTILLLDDNDDSRKDATFIRLYVDDNGGLGYTNYNESAYFGSVFNKFLGQVIGSERIFENDVPVYRYADVILLLAEAKNLLGEDPSREINQIRQRAYGDNYAPLLHAYTNGSPTENANAILDERYKEFIGEGKRWWDLRRAGNSFVLDNISFLNPGDEYKLVLPITTDMIGRNPLLEQTPGYN
- a CDS encoding AGE family epimerase/isomerase, encoding MKPHSNLYKDNLLNNVIPFWERHSLDRTNGGYFTCLDREGKVYDTDKFMWLQGRQAWMFSTLYNQVEPKENWLEIAKSGVDFIRHKGMDAQGNVYFSLTANGQPLVQPYNIFSHCFAAMAFAQYGIAAEDQEYKELAKKTYLNILLRKDNPKGKYEKGTLARPLKSFALPMILSNLVLELEDILEPNEVERTIDFAVREVMEVFLDGKSGIIYEFTKPDGSLEDSFNGRLLNPGHGIEAMWFMIDIAVRRNDRELINKATETIVKILEYSWDEEYGGIFYFMDSKGHPPQQLEWDQKLWWVHLETLVALAKAYEQTQNPEISAWYTKVHDYSWQHFSDPQHGEWFGYLNRRGEVLLNLKGGKWKGCFHVPRAMLQCWKAFERMENKGIIK
- a CDS encoding dihydrodipicolinate synthase family protein; translation: MKGLIAATYAPMHKDTSINLGIISEYGQFLKNNKVRGAFVNGSTGDFVSLTTKERKDIITEWAANKPNDFFLVNHVGHNSLKEAKALATHSAQKVDAIAALAPYYFRLSSLKSLLEYCKEIASCAPNTPFYYYHIPVLTGANFLMHEFLGLASQEIPNFAGIKFTNNNLIDYKYCKDFDNGAYNILFGFDEILLASLPLGAEGWVGSTYNHLAPLYLSIIEAFQNNDHKLAAALQEKSMKFVDTLNAKGGFNGAAKSFMKVLGVDCGPSRFPHVTLSIEELKRAENELDDLGIMAYTSKF